The proteins below come from a single Actinomycetota bacterium genomic window:
- a CDS encoding 2-isopropylmalate synthase codes for MPADDASRDDAKRVTFFDTTLRDGEQSPRIHLNLREKVEIAQQLARLGADVIEAGFPISSPGDLEGVQAVAREVEGPTIAGLARANEKDIAVAWEGVRDAGKPRIHTFIATSDIHMAHKLRMDRPQVLATAIDAVKLAVSLSPDVEFSCEDATRSDPAFVAEVIGAAIVEGAGTINIPDTVGYTMPTEFQRLLIELYERVPSLEDVTLSVHCHNDLGLAVANSLAGLEVGARQVEVCVNGIGERAGNASLEEMAMILRTRAEDLGGLWSGIHTTEITKASRMVSRLTGYEIQPNKAIVGRNAFAHEAGIHQHGVLANPLTYEIMDAQSVGLMQSELVLGKHSGRHALRQALTDLGYELDKDALNEAFRRFKAVADRKGELTAMDLEALMEDEMRVDHEHQLELRDISFSGASGDKARAQVTVRSTDGTEFSGEAEGDGPVAALIGAIDAAVGSAGTLLEYSVSAVTDGPDALGEARVLCELNGRQFTGQGVSPDVLEASAIAYLRAVTASRNADTTERMAESGV; via the coding sequence GTGCCGGCCGACGACGCCAGCCGAGATGACGCCAAGCGCGTCACGTTCTTCGATACGACCCTTCGCGATGGGGAGCAGTCGCCGCGCATTCACCTGAACCTGCGGGAGAAGGTGGAGATCGCCCAGCAGCTCGCGCGCCTCGGGGCGGACGTGATCGAGGCCGGCTTCCCGATCTCGTCGCCGGGCGACCTGGAGGGCGTGCAGGCTGTGGCCCGTGAGGTGGAGGGCCCGACGATCGCCGGCCTGGCCCGCGCGAACGAGAAGGACATCGCCGTGGCGTGGGAGGGCGTGCGCGACGCAGGGAAGCCGCGCATCCATACCTTCATCGCCACGTCCGACATCCACATGGCGCACAAGCTGCGCATGGATCGCCCCCAGGTGCTGGCCACCGCCATCGACGCCGTGAAGCTCGCCGTGAGCCTGAGCCCCGACGTGGAGTTCTCGTGCGAGGACGCCACGCGGTCCGACCCGGCGTTCGTGGCCGAGGTGATCGGCGCGGCCATCGTAGAGGGCGCGGGGACCATCAACATCCCGGACACCGTGGGTTACACGATGCCCACGGAGTTCCAGCGGTTGCTCATTGAGCTCTATGAGCGCGTGCCGTCGCTGGAGGACGTGACGCTGTCGGTGCACTGCCACAATGACCTGGGCCTGGCCGTGGCCAACTCGCTGGCCGGCCTCGAGGTGGGGGCGCGGCAGGTGGAGGTGTGCGTCAACGGCATCGGCGAGCGCGCGGGCAACGCCAGCCTCGAGGAGATGGCGATGATCCTGCGCACGCGCGCCGAGGACCTCGGCGGGCTGTGGTCGGGAATCCACACCACCGAGATCACCAAGGCCAGCCGCATGGTGAGCCGGCTCACCGGGTATGAGATCCAGCCCAACAAGGCGATCGTGGGCCGCAACGCATTCGCGCACGAGGCGGGAATCCACCAGCACGGCGTGCTCGCCAACCCGCTCACCTACGAGATCATGGATGCCCAGAGCGTGGGGCTGATGCAGAGCGAGCTGGTGCTGGGCAAGCACTCCGGCCGCCACGCGCTGCGCCAGGCACTCACCGACCTGGGCTACGAGCTCGACAAGGACGCCCTCAACGAGGCCTTCCGCCGGTTCAAGGCGGTGGCCGACCGCAAGGGCGAGCTCACCGCCATGGACCTCGAGGCGCTGATGGAGGACGAAATGCGCGTTGACCACGAGCACCAGCTGGAGCTGCGCGACATCTCGTTCAGCGGGGCATCGGGCGACAAGGCGCGCGCGCAGGTGACCGTGCGCAGCACCGACGGCACGGAGTTCTCGGGCGAGGCCGAGGGCGATGGCCCCGTAGCCGCGCTGATCGGCGCGATCGACGCCGCCGTGGGCTCGGCGGGCACGCTGCTGGAGTACTCGGTGTCGGCGGTGACCGACGGCCCCGACGCCCTGGGCGAGGCCCGCGTGCTGTGCGAGCTGAACGGCAGGCAGTTCACCGGCCAGGGGGTGTCCCCCGACGTGCTGGAGGCCAGCGCCATCGCCTACCTGCGCGCGGTGACCGCCAGCAGGAATGCCGACACTACCGAGAGGATGGCCGAGAGCGGCGTGTAG
- a CDS encoding phosphoglycerate dehydrogenase: protein MNHRPRILVTEKIADAGIEVLRAVGDVDLELQWSADELAERIAPYDALVVRSATRVTAALIAAAPGLKVVGRAGTGVDNVDVPAATERGIIVVNAAGSNAVSAAEHAIALMLAQARNIPQAHSALVDGRWERARFGGIEVTGKTLGVIGFGNIGQLVAERAMGLGMRVVAYDPFVADARYREMGVEKAESLDGLYPECDFITLHVASTPETRGFINADALGKMRDGVRIINDARGDLIVEADLVAAIESGKVAGAAIDVFPEEPATASPYFGVDGIIVTPHLGASTGEAQERAGVACAEQVAAALTGGMVTSAVNIPVVSAETMATVGPFLPLAGHLGRLAAGIAGGITDSIEVICEGEIAEHDTRLLVTAVLAGALTGHTVESVNMVNAADRARERGIEWSDSATSVSRDYTSRLKVQIGDVSVAGTTVGSTSRPRLVEVLGQSIELELADHVGILRYADKPGKIGTVGTVIAGQGINIASMAVGRSLEGQATMGVTVDTPVPPETQAAIADGADAEVWFVELDV from the coding sequence ATGAATCACCGTCCTCGGATACTCGTCACCGAGAAGATCGCCGATGCCGGAATCGAGGTGCTCCGGGCGGTGGGCGACGTCGACCTGGAGCTGCAGTGGTCTGCCGACGAGCTGGCCGAGCGCATCGCGCCCTACGACGCCCTGGTGGTGCGCAGCGCCACCAGGGTGACGGCCGCCCTCATCGCCGCCGCGCCCGGCCTGAAGGTGGTGGGTCGCGCCGGCACGGGTGTCGACAACGTGGATGTGCCCGCGGCCACCGAGCGCGGAATCATCGTGGTGAACGCCGCGGGCTCCAACGCCGTCTCCGCGGCCGAGCACGCCATCGCCCTCATGCTCGCCCAGGCCCGCAACATCCCGCAGGCGCATTCCGCGCTGGTGGACGGCCGCTGGGAGCGCGCGAGGTTCGGCGGCATCGAGGTGACCGGCAAGACCCTCGGGGTCATCGGCTTCGGCAACATCGGCCAGCTCGTGGCCGAGCGCGCGATGGGCCTCGGCATGCGGGTGGTGGCCTACGACCCCTTCGTGGCCGACGCCCGTTACCGCGAGATGGGCGTGGAGAAGGCCGAGTCGCTTGACGGGCTCTATCCCGAGTGCGACTTCATCACCCTGCACGTGGCGTCCACGCCCGAGACCCGCGGCTTCATCAACGCGGATGCCCTGGGAAAGATGCGCGACGGCGTGCGCATCATCAACGACGCCCGCGGCGATCTCATCGTCGAGGCCGATCTGGTCGCCGCGATCGAGAGCGGCAAGGTCGCGGGCGCCGCGATCGACGTGTTCCCCGAGGAGCCCGCCACCGCGAGCCCGTACTTCGGCGTGGACGGCATCATCGTCACCCCGCACCTGGGCGCATCCACCGGCGAGGCGCAGGAGCGCGCGGGCGTGGCATGCGCCGAGCAGGTGGCCGCCGCGCTCACCGGTGGCATGGTGACCAGCGCCGTCAACATCCCGGTGGTATCGGCCGAGACCATGGCCACAGTAGGCCCCTTCCTCCCCCTGGCCGGCCACCTCGGCCGCCTTGCCGCGGGCATCGCGGGCGGCATCACCGACTCCATCGAGGTCATCTGCGAGGGCGAGATCGCCGAGCACGACACCCGGCTGCTCGTCACCGCGGTGCTCGCCGGCGCGCTCACCGGCCACACGGTGGAGAGCGTGAACATGGTGAACGCCGCCGACCGTGCCCGCGAGCGCGGCATCGAGTGGAGCGATTCAGCCACGTCGGTCTCGCGCGACTACACGAGCCGCCTCAAGGTGCAGATCGGCGACGTCTCGGTGGCCGGCACCACCGTGGGCAGCACCTCGCGCCCGCGCCTGGTCGAGGTTCTGGGCCAATCGATCGAGCTCGAGCTCGCCGATCACGTGGGAATCCTCCGCTACGCCGACAAGCCGGGCAAGATCGGCACCGTCGGCACGGTGATCGCCGGCCAGGGCATCAACATCGCGTCCATGGCCGTGGGCCGCTCGCTCGAGGGTCAGGCCACCATGGGCGTCACGGTGGACACCCCGGTGCCGCCCGAGACCCAGGCCGCCATCGCCGACGGCGCCGACGCAGAGGTGTGGTTCGTCGAACTCGACGTGTAG
- the ilvC gene encoding ketol-acid reductoisomerase, producing MIYDADADLGALGGKSVAIIGYGSQGHAHALNLKDSGVDVVVGLRPDSASAAKATADGLEVLSPSAAAKNGDLVMILVPDEIMGDVYAQEIADGLEPGNMLLFAHGFAIHFGTVTPPEGVDVAMAAPKGPGHLVRRQYTEGKGVPGLMAVEVDATGNADALVRAYCKGIGCTRAGVIPTTFRDECESDLFGEQVVLCGGLTELVRAGFDTLTEAGYPPELAYFECLHEVKLIVDLMYEKGIAGMRYSISNTAEYGDLTRGTRIITDDTRAEMRKILAEIQSGEFANEWIAEYKAGLPNFTATAEAQSNHPIEVTGKKLRGMMDWIDTEF from the coding sequence ATGATCTACGACGCCGACGCCGACCTCGGCGCGCTGGGCGGCAAGAGCGTCGCCATCATCGGCTACGGGAGCCAGGGCCACGCCCACGCGCTGAACCTCAAGGATTCCGGCGTGGACGTGGTGGTGGGCCTTCGCCCCGACTCGGCATCGGCCGCGAAGGCCACGGCCGACGGCCTCGAGGTGCTCTCGCCGTCGGCGGCCGCCAAGAACGGCGACCTCGTGATGATCCTGGTTCCCGACGAGATCATGGGCGACGTCTACGCCCAGGAGATCGCCGACGGCCTCGAGCCCGGCAACATGCTGCTCTTCGCCCACGGTTTCGCGATCCACTTCGGCACCGTCACCCCGCCCGAGGGCGTGGACGTCGCCATGGCCGCCCCCAAGGGCCCGGGTCACCTCGTGCGCCGCCAGTACACCGAGGGCAAGGGCGTACCCGGCCTGATGGCCGTCGAGGTGGACGCCACCGGCAACGCCGACGCCCTCGTGCGCGCCTACTGCAAGGGCATCGGCTGCACCCGCGCGGGCGTCATCCCCACCACCTTCCGCGATGAATGCGAGAGCGACCTCTTCGGCGAGCAGGTGGTGCTCTGCGGCGGGCTCACCGAGCTCGTGCGCGCGGGCTTCGACACCCTTACCGAGGCCGGCTATCCGCCCGAGCTGGCCTACTTCGAGTGCCTGCACGAGGTGAAGCTGATCGTCGACCTCATGTACGAAAAGGGCATCGCCGGCATGCGGTACTCCATCTCCAACACCGCGGAGTACGGCGACCTTACGCGCGGCACGCGCATCATCACCGACGACACCCGCGCCGAGATGCGCAAGATCCTCGCCGAGATCCAGAGCGGGGAGTTCGCCAACGAGTGGATCGCCGAGTACAAGGCGGGGCTGCCCAACTTCACCGCCACCGCGGAGGCCCAGTCCAACCACCCCATCGAGGTGACCGGCAAGAAGCTCCGCGGCATGATGGACTGGATCGACACCGAGTTCTGA
- the ilvN gene encoding acetolactate synthase small subunit: protein MTQHTLSVLVENKPGVLSRVAGMFTRRGYNIDSLAVSPTEDEHRSRMTITVDASRFPVEQITKQLDKLVNVIKVRDLDPENMVARELGLFKVTTVGTSRSDILALVDIFKGEIVDVTSESLIIQATGTTAELENLEELLRNNGLVEMVRTGVVALGRGDKTT from the coding sequence GTGACCCAGCACACCCTCTCCGTCCTCGTGGAGAACAAGCCGGGCGTGCTCTCGCGCGTCGCCGGGATGTTCACGCGACGTGGCTACAACATCGACTCGCTCGCGGTGAGCCCCACCGAGGATGAGCACCGCTCGCGCATGACCATCACCGTGGACGCCTCGCGCTTCCCCGTGGAGCAGATCACCAAGCAGCTCGACAAGCTCGTGAACGTGATCAAGGTGCGCGACCTCGACCCCGAGAACATGGTCGCTCGTGAACTCGGGCTGTTCAAGGTGACCACGGTGGGCACCTCGCGCAGCGACATCCTCGCCCTCGTGGACATCTTCAAGGGTGAGATCGTGGATGTGACGAGCGAGTCACTGATCATCCAGGCCACCGGCACCACCGCGGAGCTCGAGAACCTCGAGGAGCTCCTGCGGAACAACGGCCTTGTCGAGATGGTCCGCACCGGCGTCGTGGCACTCGGCCGCGGCGACAAGACCACCTAG
- the gatB gene encoding Asp-tRNA(Asn)/Glu-tRNA(Gln) amidotransferase subunit GatB yields MSEFEPVIGVEIHVQLSTHTKMFCGCELSFGDPPNVHTCPVCLAHPGVLPVVNEEAVRRALKIGLALGCEIAPRSIFHRKNYFYPDLPKAYQVSQFDIPICGRGEFVAVRDDGSELRVGITRAHLEEDAAKLTHLGGRRAGAEDSVVDFNRGGTPLVEIVTEPDLRSASDAVTFLRQLRQALLFLGVSDCSMEEGSMRADANVSIRPVGTHAFGTKTELKNMNSFRFLERGIEAEIARQEQILRDGGRVSQETVHYEPETGHITSLRSKEESHDYRYFPEPDLVPVAPDPAWVDDLRAGLPELPLAVRRRMVEEMSLTPEDAEVITESPELVAYFMDAAALADPKACANWIRGELRAQLREAGIEPWESKVTPAHIAALVDLLAAGTIAVPAAKEVLAGMIETGDQPAAVVESKGLGAMDGSELAAIVAELVAANPDQAQQLRDGKDKVLGFFVGQAMKKTGGRANPQAVQTLVRAAVLGD; encoded by the coding sequence GTGAGCGAGTTCGAGCCGGTGATCGGCGTGGAGATCCACGTGCAGCTCTCCACCCACACCAAGATGTTCTGCGGGTGCGAGCTGTCGTTCGGCGATCCGCCCAACGTGCACACCTGCCCCGTGTGCCTGGCCCACCCCGGCGTGCTGCCGGTGGTGAACGAGGAGGCCGTGCGCCGCGCCCTGAAGATCGGCCTGGCGCTGGGCTGCGAGATCGCCCCCCGCTCCATCTTCCATCGCAAGAACTACTTCTACCCGGACCTCCCCAAGGCCTACCAGGTGAGCCAGTTCGACATCCCCATCTGCGGCCGGGGCGAGTTCGTGGCCGTCAGGGATGATGGGTCCGAGCTTCGCGTGGGCATCACGCGCGCGCACCTCGAGGAGGACGCCGCCAAGCTCACTCACCTGGGCGGACGACGCGCCGGCGCCGAGGATTCGGTGGTCGACTTCAACCGTGGCGGCACCCCGTTGGTGGAGATCGTCACCGAGCCCGACCTCAGGTCGGCATCAGACGCCGTCACCTTCCTGCGCCAGCTGCGTCAGGCGTTGCTGTTCCTCGGCGTGAGCGACTGCTCCATGGAGGAGGGCTCCATGCGCGCCGACGCCAACGTGTCCATCCGGCCGGTGGGCACGCACGCGTTCGGCACCAAGACCGAGCTCAAGAACATGAACTCCTTCCGCTTCCTCGAGCGGGGCATCGAGGCCGAGATCGCCCGGCAGGAGCAGATCCTGCGGGACGGCGGCCGGGTGTCGCAGGAGACCGTGCACTACGAGCCCGAGACCGGGCACATCACGTCGCTGCGCTCCAAGGAGGAGTCGCACGACTACCGGTACTTCCCCGAGCCCGATCTCGTGCCCGTGGCTCCGGATCCCGCGTGGGTGGACGACCTGCGCGCAGGCCTGCCCGAGCTGCCGCTGGCCGTGCGCCGGCGAATGGTGGAGGAGATGAGCCTCACGCCCGAGGACGCCGAGGTGATCACCGAGAGCCCAGAGCTTGTGGCCTACTTCATGGACGCCGCTGCGCTGGCCGACCCCAAGGCCTGCGCGAACTGGATCCGCGGCGAGCTGCGCGCCCAGCTGCGCGAAGCCGGCATCGAGCCGTGGGAGTCGAAGGTGACCCCGGCGCACATCGCCGCCCTGGTCGACCTGCTGGCGGCGGGCACCATCGCCGTGCCGGCCGCCAAGGAGGTGCTGGCGGGCATGATCGAGACCGGAGACCAGCCGGCAGCGGTGGTCGAGTCAAAGGGCCTGGGAGCGATGGACGGGTCGGAGCTGGCGGCGATCGTGGCCGAGCTGGTGGCCGCCAATCCGGACCAGGCCCAGCAGTTGCGCGACGGCAAGGACAAGGTGCTGGGCTTCTTCGTGGGCCAGGCGATGAAGAAGACGGGAGGCCGCGCCAACCCGCAGGCCGTCCAGACGCTCGTCCGGGCCGCTGTCCTGGGCGACTGA
- the gatA gene encoding Asp-tRNA(Asn)/Glu-tRNA(Gln) amidotransferase subunit GatA encodes MALRDLTAAEQVAALQAGETTSLELVDAHLQAVDADPVEAFLAVDAEGARARAREIDALPERPPLAGVPIAIKDALSTRDIVTTSGSRMLEGFRPVYTATCVQRLEDAGAIVLGKTNMDEFAMGSSTENSAYKNTLNPWDHQRVPGGSSGGSAASVAERQVPWSLGSDTGGSIRQPAALCGIVGMKPTYGAISRYGLIAFASSLDQVGPFARTVEDAALLLRHMVGRDPMDSTSLDWPGEITLPTATDLAGLRVGVVEELTEEGVEPGVRAALDASLKTMEDLGATVVPVSLPSALSGLATYYVLAPAECSSNLARFDGIRYGHPVPADNLLDQYEMTRGQLFGPEVKRRIMLGTFALASGYYDQYYGRAQRVRTLIVREFDAAFEDVDLLASPTSPTAAFPLGDRTADPYAMYLADVCTIPVSLAGLPAISIPCGLADGLPVGLQLAGPAFSENRLLDAAYAVEKALAFDTRPPGLAT; translated from the coding sequence ATGGCCCTGCGTGACCTCACCGCCGCCGAGCAGGTGGCCGCGCTGCAGGCGGGGGAGACCACCTCGCTCGAGTTGGTGGACGCCCACCTGCAGGCCGTGGACGCCGACCCGGTGGAGGCCTTCCTGGCGGTCGACGCGGAGGGCGCCCGGGCGCGGGCCCGTGAGATCGATGCCCTTCCCGAGCGCCCGCCGCTGGCCGGCGTGCCCATCGCCATCAAGGATGCCCTCTCCACCCGCGACATCGTCACCACATCCGGGTCGCGCATGCTCGAGGGCTTCCGCCCGGTGTATACCGCCACGTGCGTGCAGCGGCTTGAGGACGCCGGGGCCATCGTGCTGGGCAAGACCAACATGGACGAGTTCGCCATGGGGTCGAGCACCGAGAACTCCGCCTACAAGAACACCCTCAATCCCTGGGACCACCAGCGCGTGCCCGGCGGGTCGAGCGGCGGCTCTGCCGCCTCGGTGGCCGAGCGCCAGGTGCCGTGGTCGCTCGGTTCCGACACCGGGGGATCCATCCGGCAGCCCGCGGCGCTCTGCGGCATCGTCGGCATGAAGCCCACCTATGGCGCCATCTCGCGCTACGGCCTCATCGCCTTCGCATCATCGCTTGACCAGGTGGGCCCCTTCGCCCGAACGGTGGAGGACGCCGCCCTGCTGCTTCGCCACATGGTGGGCCGCGATCCCATGGACAGCACGTCGCTCGACTGGCCGGGTGAGATCACCCTGCCCACCGCCACCGACCTCGCAGGCCTTCGCGTGGGCGTGGTGGAGGAGCTCACGGAGGAGGGCGTGGAGCCCGGAGTGCGCGCCGCGCTGGACGCCTCGCTGAAGACCATGGAGGACCTCGGCGCCACGGTGGTGCCGGTGAGCCTGCCCAGCGCGCTGAGCGGCCTGGCCACCTACTACGTGCTGGCGCCCGCCGAGTGCTCGTCGAACCTCGCCCGGTTCGACGGCATCCGCTACGGCCACCCGGTGCCCGCCGACAACCTGCTCGACCAGTACGAGATGACCCGCGGCCAGCTGTTCGGACCGGAGGTTAAGCGCCGCATCATGCTCGGCACCTTCGCCCTGGCGTCGGGCTACTACGACCAGTACTACGGCCGTGCGCAGCGCGTGCGCACGCTGATCGTGCGCGAGTTCGACGCGGCATTCGAGGACGTGGACCTGCTGGCGTCGCCGACCTCACCCACGGCGGCGTTCCCGCTGGGCGACCGCACTGCGGATCCATATGCCATGTACCTCGCGGACGTCTGCACGATCCCCGTCAGCCTCGCGGGCCTGCCCGCCATCTCGATCCCGTGCGGCCTCGCCGACGGCCTGCCGGTGGGCCTGCAGCTTGCCGGGCCGGCATTCAGCGAGAACCGCCTGCTCGACGCCGCGTATGCCGTGGAGAAGGCCCTGGCCTTCGACACGCGTCCCCCGGGGCTGGCCACGTGA
- the gatC gene encoding Asp-tRNA(Asn)/Glu-tRNA(Gln) amidotransferase subunit GatC: MIDEDTVRHVARLARLRLGPEEEKAMQEELSGILQHIDAIRSMDLDGVPPTTHVIALENVLRADVPRPSLPRVEALREADDVVDDAFGVPRMD, translated from the coding sequence ATGATCGACGAGGACACAGTGCGCCATGTGGCGCGCCTCGCCCGGCTGCGGCTGGGGCCCGAGGAGGAGAAGGCGATGCAGGAGGAGCTCTCGGGCATCCTCCAGCACATCGACGCGATCCGGTCCATGGACCTCGACGGCGTGCCCCCGACCACCCACGTGATCGCCCTCGAGAACGTGCTGCGTGCCGACGTGCCGCGCCCGAGCCTGCCGCGCGTGGAGGCCCTGCGCGAGGCCGACGACGTCGTGGATGATGCCTTCGGCGTTCCGAGGATGGACTGA
- the thiL gene encoding thiamine-phosphate kinase: MDGELELIRRIAARVGVRGGVSVGIGDDAAVLEDGTVLSLDMVVDGVHVTRATHSPADIGHTALAVNLSDVAAMGAVPVAALVGLGVPEGLSGDDVDAMYGAMEALAERHGLSIAGGDVSASPVLTLSVAIMGRTPAGVRPVLRSGGRAGDLLVVTGPLGASAAGLMLLGDPTLAPDLAHRDDLVTSHLRPDAMVDDGLHLGKAGATAMIDISDGLLLDADRVGRASGVVAEIDLAAVPVAPGVAEVLTAGSATGTREGSREAGTALFAATGGEDYQLLAAVPPSAGLEPHVSVVGRLVEGPSGVRALQDGHDVTPERLGWEHRLP, from the coding sequence ATGGACGGCGAGCTCGAGCTGATCCGGCGCATCGCCGCCCGGGTGGGCGTGCGGGGAGGAGTGAGCGTCGGCATCGGCGACGACGCCGCGGTGCTGGAGGACGGCACCGTGCTCTCGCTCGACATGGTGGTGGACGGCGTGCACGTGACCCGCGCCACCCACTCCCCCGCGGATATCGGCCACACGGCCCTGGCGGTGAACCTGTCCGACGTGGCAGCCATGGGCGCGGTGCCGGTGGCGGCCTTGGTGGGCCTCGGCGTGCCCGAGGGCCTTTCCGGCGACGACGTGGACGCCATGTACGGGGCGATGGAGGCCCTTGCCGAGCGCCACGGATTGAGCATCGCCGGGGGCGACGTGTCGGCGTCGCCCGTCCTCACGCTCTCGGTGGCGATCATGGGGCGCACACCGGCGGGCGTGCGGCCGGTGCTGAGATCCGGCGGCAGGGCCGGCGACCTGCTGGTGGTCACGGGTCCGCTCGGCGCGTCGGCCGCCGGGCTCATGCTGCTGGGCGACCCGACGCTCGCACCCGACCTCGCGCATCGGGACGACCTCGTGACCAGCCACCTGCGGCCAGATGCAATGGTGGACGACGGCCTGCACCTCGGTAAGGCCGGCGCCACGGCGATGATCGACATCTCCGATGGGCTACTCCTCGACGCCGACCGGGTGGGGCGGGCATCGGGTGTGGTTGCGGAGATCGACCTCGCCGCGGTGCCCGTGGCACCGGGTGTGGCCGAGGTACTCACCGCCGGCTCGGCCACGGGCACCCGCGAGGGGAGCCGCGAGGCCGGCACCGCGCTGTTCGCCGCCACCGGGGGCGAGGACTACCAGCTGCTCGCGGCCGTGCCGCCATCGGCCGGGCTGGAGCCCCACGTGAGCGTCGTGGGTCGGCTGGTGGAGGGGCCGTCCGGCGTGCGTGCGCTGCAGGATGGCCACGACGTCACCCCGGAGCGCCTCGGCTGGGAGCATCGCCTCCCCTAG